TTTGCTGTCAACAAAGCCATAGCCCCGATACACAGGGATTTCAAAGTCTTCAAGCTGCTTGATCAGGAGGCTTTCCTCGTCATTGGAAACTTCATCGGCCCGCTGCTTTAGCTTGTCCGTGGAAAGATCGTTGACCAGTCTTTGAACCCAATGGGAGCCTACGTGGCGATCGATGGAGCGTACGGCAGCGAGAACTTCTCGGAAAGTTTTTGATGGAATGGTTCCTGTATGAATCCAAGCACCGCCTAGGTTATCCGGGTTTCTTTCGACGATCGCGACCGAGCGTTTGAGTTTGCGAGCCTGGATGGCAGCGCTGATGCCAGCTGGGCCGCTACCGATAACTACGAGATCATACTGCTCTTTGTCCGATTTTTTGGAACTCATATATTTTCTCCCACCGATTGCTATAATGAAGATCGGTCATTTGGGTGGAACATTGAGAGCTTTGAGGGCCTAGCTTATGGATCTTGTTTTGATGGTGGTGGTTCCACCTGTTTTGTATGTCGTCATTGATCGCTTCTGGGGAATGAAAGCTGGAATTATCGCTTCCCTCGTCATGGCCTCAATTCTGGCTAGCTATATGGTAATCATCAGCCCTGAAATGATCGAGATGATCATGACGGAGATGCTTTTAATCCTGGGGTTGGGGATTGTTTCGATCAAGTTGAAAGATAGTCGATACTTCAAGTACCAGCCTGCGATCATCGATTTGATTATGGCTAGCATCTGCGCATATTATCAGTGGTTTGCAACCCCAATCATGGTGAAAATGATTCCTTTGGTGCAAAACTTAAAGCCCAATGCGGATTTTTCCAGCCCTTGGATGATAAGCTTTCTCACTAAAGTCTCTGAGAATGTCATCTACACCCTCGTCCTTCATGCAGTATTAGTAGCTTGGATCGCCTCAAGGCCCAATAATATGCATTGGTTAATCGCACGATTTGCCATCATTCCGATGCTCTTGATCACGTCGATAGTTACACAATGGATGTTAAATTCCTAAGCAGGATCGAGCCGCCTTGACAAGGGGGGCATTGAATTTGCCTAGTGCCTAGTCGTATAATTATAGATGAGCAGGTGTTTGCTTTAACCGGTTCCATTCGGCTAGGCCGAAGATCGCCTTCATGTGTCCGACCCATTGAGTCAGGAAACACTATGTACGATATTAATCGATCGCAGAAAGAACAAGTCGGAAACTCTAGTCGAGTGAGTCCATTCGTAGTGGATCATTTCGATAGCTGGCAAATGGCTGCTTCTGTGCGGACTAACATCACAAGTCCCTATAACATTCCCATTATTGGTGCTGTCGGAGGGGGTAAGGGTGGAGTTGGTAAAAGTATAGTAAGTGCTAACATCGCATCGATGCTCGCTCAATTTGGGTTCCGTGTTCTCGTTATCGATCTCGACATAGGTTGCTCCAATCTGCATTCTCATTTTGGAGTCTCGATGCCTAAAAAATCGATTGCAGATTTTCTCATTAGTCGACGCTTGAGTTTTCGGGATATCATCCTTCCGGCTCCGATTCAAGGTGTGGCCTTTGTAGCGGGTGGTCGAGAGGATCAATTGTTGCACGAAATTGAGTCGTCTCAAGAAGCGGTTGTCCGGCTTTGGGAGGCTATTTACGATTCGAAACGAAATTTCAAGGTTGATATCGTTCTGTTAGATCTGGGGGCTGGTACCCATCGTCACACCTTAGACTTCTTCGTTGGAAGTCACCTAGGAATACTTACAGTGTTGCCAGAACCAACTTCGATCGAAAATGCTTACGTATTTCTGAAGATGGTGCTCATGAAGATGATGATGAATATCGGAGAGAATACTCGGCAGCAGGAAACTGCGCACGATATTGTCGAGGCTCTTGGCAAGATGAGCGGTGGTAGCTTGAACAAAGGCTACGCTCACTTTATCAGGAGTATGAAAATCTCTTATCCTAGATTTGTTCATAATTACCAGCAATCCGTCACAGGGCGCTACACTGGTATTTTAGTGAATCAAACAAGAGATCAGGGTGATATGGACATCGGACATTCGATGGAACACATTTGTGCTAAGTACTTCGGACTTCAGTCGAAATATTTAGGTTATCTAAACCATGATGAGGCTGTTCTCAAATCGCTCCGTAATCGACGGCTTTTGATAGCGGACTTTCCCCATAGTATGATTGCTAAGAGGATCTCGATCGCAGCATCTAATTGTCTCAATCTGCTAGGAATCCAAAGGAGGGTGTGAATGGGTGGTTTTGAAAAAGACTCAGGATACGGCAATGATATCAAGGCTGCAGCGCTGGGGAGCCTGAGTGGTCAAAGCTTTTATGAAGTACTCGAAATATCCCACGATGCAAGTCGCATCCAGATTCGGGAAGCATATATCCGCTTGAAAAACACCTATTCTCAAGGCAACCAAGCCCTGTATTCACTGATTTCCGAAGAAGATGCCCAGGAGTCTTTAGATAGTTTAGAGGAAGCGTATCGAGTTTTGTATGATGACCGACTTCGCAAAGACTATGACCAAGCTCTACTCGAAGCTAAGAGCAAGAGGCGAGGTGCCCTAGACCCATTTGCCAATGATCCTAAAAGTGTTTCGCTAACGGAAGAGCCTGCGGCAGCTATTGAGGGTGAGGAGGATGTCTGGGGGGAAAGAAAGCAAGCTGCTAACAAACCCCGTAAGGAGACAGCGAACACCATGAGATTTGCAGGTTCAGCACTTTCTGAAAATATCCAAGAAGAAATCTCGCGGATTATCACCCAGAGTGAAGAATGCGAAGGCTCAGTGCTCAAGGCTTTGCGAGAGGTTCAGGGAGTCAGTTTAGACGAGCTTCAGGAGCGTACCAAAGTGTCTTTGCAGTACATCATAGCTTTGGAAAATAACGACTTCCATACTCTGCCGTCGATTGTGTATGTTAAGGGCTTTCTCAAGATATTGTTCCAATACCTAGGGGTGCGGACCAATACTGAACAAATGATCGATAAGTATTTGGAGTACTTGAAGCATTGGCAGAAGAGCAAGGGCATCGAACAATCCTAGAGGTAGCAGCAGACTTTGCGTCACAAAGATTAGATGAATTTGTGGCTGAAAACTTAGACATTTCGAGGAGTCAAGCGCAGAAGTTGATCAAGACGGGTAGAATCTTGATCGAAGGGCAACCCAGCAGACCTAAAGATACTGTTAAGGAAGGCCAGGAGATCTGGTTATATTCAGACGCACTACCATCAGGACCTACATTCCGTCCCGCCCCATTGGATCTCTCGATCGTTTACGAAGATGAAGACCTTATGGTTCTCAATAAAGCTGCTGGAGTTGTCGTCCACCCAGGCGCTGGAACCGGAGATCAAACAACGCTAATCGAGGGAATTGTTCACTATCTGAACCTAGGACAGAAGGGGGCTGTAACCCTTCCAGGTGAGTCTTTACGGCCAGGTATCGTCCATCGATTGGATAAGGATACCTCGGGCGTTATGGTAGTGGCAAAGAACTCAACGGCCCTAGCGAGCTTGGCATCTCAATTTAAAGAAAAAACGAATCTTCGGGAATATGTTGCGTTAGTTGATGGTTTTATGACGGAGGAAGCCATCGAAGTTCAAAGCTACCTATATCGCGACCCTCGCCATCGCACCCGATATAAGAGTTTAGCAGTCGAAGACTATAAAGCTCTGGACGAGGAGAACCGACAAGGGTACAAGTACGCGAAATCCAACTTTTTTCGGCGTCGAAGCTATGGACGACGTTTCTCGCTGGTACAGGTTCGATTAGATACCGGACGGACCCACCAGATCCGAGTCCACAGCAAGCTTCTACGGATGCCGATTCTTGGGGACGATACCTATGGCCAGAAGTTGCAATTTCCACCGGACTTTCCTGGAGTTGCAAAAAAGGCCATTGCAGGTATCAAGCGACAGATGTTGCATGCCAAAAAGCTAGGTTTTACCCATCCGAGGACCGGCAAAAAGCTCGGGTTTGAGGTGCCGCTGCCAGAGGATTTCAAGCAGGTTGTGGCCGAGTTAGAGTCGATAATGCGGTAGGAATAAGGCCTTGAGAGGTTTGCGAATTTAGGTCAACATAGGAGCACAGTGGAAACTATGTTAGTGAGCGAATTCATGATTAAAGCGATGACGCTGTTTGTGGCTACAACAGCGGTTCTAGCTCAAAGCCTCTTTGGTGCTTCTGAATACCCGATGGAAGCAGGTCTGGAGAAGGATATTATTTTTCTTCATGTAGACAAGCAGTCTTTGCAGGCGGAACTGCGCACGTGGCCAGAATCCTATGAGTCATCAGAACACCTGATGACTCTGAAGATTGCTATTGGGAAAGCTGAGGGCGATAAGCAAGTTGAGGGAGACAACAAAACTCCCGAAGGTATCTACTTTGCCCAGGACTTAATCGATGGTCGTACCCTACCTGCAAAGTACGGCCCGTTTGCAATTCCCATTAACTTTCCCAATACCTTCGATCGCCACCTAGGCAAAACAGGCTATGGCATCTGGTTGCATGGCGTTGAGAAGGATGCTCGCATTGAAGAAGCTAAGGTCACAGAGGGTTGTGTCGCTTTCTACAATGCAGATATTGAAGCCCTCGCGAAGTGGCTGAAACCCCAGCAAACCGTGATACTTATCTCGGACGGCCGTGATGAGGTGAATCGACCATCAGATATTCAGCAAGTTACATCTCTGACTAAGGGGTGGCAGAAAAACTGGGCAGAGCGAAATTTGGATCAGTATATCAGCCACTACCGGAGTAACTTCCGCTTTCGGGGCAATGGCTTGCAAGGCTATCGCGAGTACAAAGGCCGAGTGTTTGACAGTTACCATCAGATGGTAGTGAACTTCTCGAACTTGAGAGTTTTTACTCATGAGTCCTATGCCTTATCCATTATGAACCAGGATTTTAATGGCGATGATCGTTATGTGTCCCAAGGAAGGAAGATTCTCTACTGGACTAAAGATGATAGTGGTTGGAAAATTAGCCATGAAATCTTTGAGAATCGACGTTTCCAGAGACAAAGCTACTCACGAGAGCTTTTTGCGAAGCTTTATGAAAATTCTCCCAGTGCGAAGGCGTTCTCAAAGAAAATCGAGGAGTCTAAGCTATGAAATACGCGAGCGTATGGGTCTCTCTTGGCTGTCTGGCCTTGTCGGTCAACGCCTCAGCCAATCTTCTAGTTGATGGCAAGCAGCGATCGATTCAAGACGTCGCACCTCGCTATGCTAACCAACTGTACCGGGTCCAGATGAAAGCCTATGAGGAAGAAAAAAAAATTCTTGAGGACGCTTTGCTGGACCAGTATTTTCAAGATGAGGCTCGTCGCAAGAAACTCGATGAGAAGCAGTTGAAGGCCGATATTCTTCAAGTTAAAGACCCAGCAGATGCCGAACTGAAATCTTTCTATCAGGAGAACAAAGATCGCATTCGTCAGCCCTTAGATGCCATCAGAGACGATTTGCGTAATTTTTTGAAGCAGCGCAAAGAAGCGGAAGCGAAGCAGGATCTGCTTCTTAGATTGGAGAAGAAAGGTCGTTACCGGGTGGTTTTAAATCAACCGCAACAACCGAAGTTTGAAATCCGGACAAAGTCTTTTTTTAGCAGGGGCAAAAAAGGAAGCAAGGTCCAGGTAGTGGAGTTTGCTGATTACCGCTGCCCTCATTGTCGCTCTGCCTCGCTTCTTTTTGAAGACTTGTATGAGGCCTATGGAAAATCCGTTGAGTTTGTTTTTATTGATTTTCCCGTCTTGAAGGGTCTGTCTCACGACGTTGCGAAGGCCGCCTATTGTGCAGGAGAACAGAAAAAATTTTGGCCTTATCACAAGAAAGCATTCGAGCGCCAGGCAAGTCTTAACCCTACTGAGTTAGAAACTTTGGCCAAGGAGCTTAACCTTGATTTAGACAGTTTCAACGCCTGCCGATCCAGTCAGGCTGCTTCGGACTTCGTTGATAAGGGAGCACAAGAGGCTGATCGCTTGGGTCTCTCGGGAACACCAAGCTTCTTCGTTAATGGTAAGCTGGTGCTCAATACCTCGAAACTTGAGCTAACAAGGCTGATCGATCAAGAGCTAAAAACATCCCACTGATCCTTGCTCTAGAACTGCTTCCCCAGTAGTGCCGAGGCTTCAAATCGACTGGACACTAGGTAGTTTTTTCCTTTTAGGCCTTTCTTACCTAAACCGAAGAGTCTCACGAATCTATGATCTGATTCGAGGGACTTCCATGAAGTATTTTTTAGTCTTAAGTTTGTTTTGGACTGCAATCGGCCTAGCGCAAGAAACAAATGTCAGCGCCCAGCGGCTCGAACTAAAAACTAAAAATCAGGTGAATAGCCGGATCGAACCCATACTGCGGCGACTGTGTTCGGGTAACTGTGAAATTGTTGAAGTTCAGGTGGACATTCAGCCCAAGGTTTCCGATGGCCAAGATATGGGGTTCGAAGGCACTTTGGATGATGTCAGGCCGCAGGAATTTGAAGTTCGAAAGATTTCGATGGATATTCAGATCGATAGTCGTATCACTGAAGAGAATAAACAACGCCTAGAGCGCATCATCATACTTAACCTACGATCTTTCGCCCTCGCGGCTGAAGTTAATTGGTCACAGATTATGATTCCGCGGATCGGCGGCAACAATGATTCCCTTGATGCGCTTAAGAGCAACTTGGATAGTCAACTCAGAACCCAAATCAATAAGGTTATCAATCGCTACTGCCCAGACCAGTGTATTCTAGAACAAATTAGCGTCCGGGGCGAACCACTTACTTTGGACCAATCGAAAGCACTCCCTGAACGACGGGTTGTCAAAGGCTTGACAGGTGACATGAATATGCGGGTCGATCAAGTATTGATCGACATGACAATGGACGAGGCCTTAGCTGAGGTGCAGCGAGAAAAGATTGCCCAGATTCTAAGAGCTAGGACTCGGTTTGTGACCCCCGTTGAGTTCGGTATCAACGTTACCCCTTTTCCAGAAACCTATCTATCGGTGAAGGAAAGACAGAAAATGGAGCAAGAAGATCCCTATGGCTTGGAAAAGCTGCGACAGATGCTTATCATGTTCCGGGATCTAGCGGGCACGAAGGAGATCATTACAAATACCAAGTCTGAATTGGATCGAAGTATTTCTTCTGAAACCTCTTCGGAATCGACAAGTTCCTCGGAAAGCAGTGAAACCACGGCCTCAAATAACACAAGTACCGCTAAGAGGCTCGATATCAACTCTGAGTCCTCTGTGGAATCCATGAGCACAGAGGAAATCGCAATTTATGTAGCTTGTCTGATCTTGCTTCTGACTTTGATGGCAATAGCCCTCATGAAGTTCAGTCGAGCAAACAAGGCAGCGAATGAAATGGTCGTGGCAAGTCAGGGCCCAGGCGCCCATCATCGAGGAGGTCTATCCCGTGGTGGTGAGGAGGAGGGCGAGTTTGCAATGGGTGGAGACACCGTTGTGCGCGAAGGTCCTGATGCGGTAGTGGCAGATTCGTCTGTACGTCTCAATCTTAAAGTTAAGGCTATGAAGGAAGAGCTGCTTAAGATGTTTATGGAGCAGCCTAAGGTAGCAAAGGATACGTTCTCGCGGATGATACGAGAAGATGGGATTGAAGAGACAGCGAAGTATGTCTTCGTTTTTGGTCATATTGTGGTATTCGAGCTACTTAGTGATCCAACTTTACAGCGTGACTTGTATGAATTGAGTGAGTACTATCACCGAAGCGACTATCGCTTCTCTATAAAGGAAGAGTACGACCTGTTATCAATTCTAAAGACAAGAGTCACAGCCAGTGAAATCAGAGTTTTGACCCAGAAGTCGTCAGAAAAATTTGAGTTTTTGACAAAATTAGATGCCGGACAGATCTACAATCTTATTAAAGATGAAAAAATTCAGGTTCAGAGTATTGTTCTAACCCAATTAGATAGAAAGAAGAGAACTGCGGTATTCGAAATGTACCAAGGGCAATCTAAAGTGAAGCTCCTTGCTGAATTATCCGAAGCCGATGCCATTCCAAAAGAGTATCTACTTAATGTTGCCCAGGCCTTGCAGAAGAAAGTTAAGGCGAGCCCTGAATATGACACAGAAAATTTGAGAAGTTCTGATATTCTCCTCGATCTGCTTGAGCGATCTTCCTTGCAAGAACAGAAAAAGCTGATGTCGACCTTGCAAGAGAACAATGCGGAAACAGCAAGGAGCCTAAAAATGAAGCTAGTCACAGTCGAAATCTTGCCCTATCTTAAAGATGGTCATTTGCTTGAAGTGATCCTTGGTATGGAGAGAGAGTCCCTGCTCATGTTCCTGGCTGCATGTCCCGATCATATTCGCGACTTACTTATCAACAAAGCACCGGAAGAGCTTGCTGATAGCTGGATAGAAGATCTTGAAAGCATCGGCGCCGTGGATGAGGGTAATAGCCGCATGGCATCGATGAAGGTAACGAATCGTATCCGTAACCTTGCAAATAACGGGGTCATCAGCCTGCTAGAGATCAATGATATGATCTTCTCCCAGGATCATGGCTCTCCAGAAGATCAGGACTACATGCCGTCGCTAGATTCTCATGTGGTTGCTGCCTAGACTAAGAGAAGCTTGGGCTGGTAGCAATGGTTTTGAGGCAATGCTACGAGGAGCTTGCCTTATCAGACTTTCTATCTTTGCGAAGAGCGTACTTCCAGAGCAGCTGCTGAGATGTGATGTACTCGCTGTTCAAAGTTCTAAACTTTTCGCTCATAGAAATCGCACAAGTTTTATAAAAAAGAGCCATGATATGCGCTCCAGCCTGAGCTAGAAACCTTTCGAAGCGTTCTGCATCAAGATAAAATACGTAGGAGAAAATATCTGCCATGACAGTGGCTGATCGGGGGGCATCATCAAACAGACTAAGCTCACCAAAGCTATCACCCTCTTCCATCGTAGCCAGGCGGTGGGAGTCGCCCGTGATAGGGTCATTTTTGTAGACTGATAGAGAACCGTGTAGAATCAAGTAGAGTCCCCGAGAAGGCTCTCCCTCGATGACGGCGTGGGAGGCCTTGCGAATCGATTGTACCTCTCCCAACTTATAAATATCTCTTAAAATATCGGGATCAAAAGCTTTGAATAGGGATATTTGCTGGAGCCGATCGGAACCCCAATCGGGATCGCGAAACTGCTCCAAGAGCTCGGGGGATATGACGCCTGTTTTATTCATCGCGGCTTCCTTTGGATCGCAAGCCCTTGGGCTGCGATCCAAGGGAGTTTAACGATGGCTTGACATCCATTCTACCAAATCGATCTTGGTTAAAATATGGGAAGGTTTCTTATCAGAATCAATTACGACCGCTAGCCCTGAAGAAATCACTGTATTCTGGAGTGATTTAATCGGTGTATGGCGCTCAACAGTTGGTACAGAGCGATTCATGACCGACTCGACAGACTTCGAGCGAGCTTCTGATGAGCTGAGGTATTCTAAAAGGCTATCTTCAGTAAGGACGCCGACTAATCTGCCATCAGCTAGAACAGGCAATTGAGAGATTCCATTATCTTTCATCACCTGGATTGCAGCCTCTGGAGTTGACGAAATATCGA
This sequence is a window from Pseudobacteriovorax antillogorgiicola. Protein-coding genes within it:
- a CDS encoding FAD-dependent oxidoreductase, which gives rise to MSSKKSDKEQYDLVVIGSGPAGISAAIQARKLKRSVAIVERNPDNLGGAWIHTGTIPSKTFREVLAAVRSIDRHVGSHWVQRLVNDLSTDKLKQRADEVSNDEESLLIKQLEDFEIPVYRGYGFVDSK
- a CDS encoding MinD/ParA family protein; translation: MYDINRSQKEQVGNSSRVSPFVVDHFDSWQMAASVRTNITSPYNIPIIGAVGGGKGGVGKSIVSANIASMLAQFGFRVLVIDLDIGCSNLHSHFGVSMPKKSIADFLISRRLSFRDIILPAPIQGVAFVAGGREDQLLHEIESSQEAVVRLWEAIYDSKRNFKVDIVLLDLGAGTHRHTLDFFVGSHLGILTVLPEPTSIENAYVFLKMVLMKMMMNIGENTRQQETAHDIVEALGKMSGGSLNKGYAHFIRSMKISYPRFVHNYQQSVTGRYTGILVNQTRDQGDMDIGHSMEHICAKYFGLQSKYLGYLNHDEAVLKSLRNRRLLIADFPHSMIAKRISIAASNCLNLLGIQRRV
- a CDS encoding helix-turn-helix domain-containing protein, giving the protein MGGFEKDSGYGNDIKAAALGSLSGQSFYEVLEISHDASRIQIREAYIRLKNTYSQGNQALYSLISEEDAQESLDSLEEAYRVLYDDRLRKDYDQALLEAKSKRRGALDPFANDPKSVSLTEEPAAAIEGEEDVWGERKQAANKPRKETANTMRFAGSALSENIQEEISRIITQSEECEGSVLKALREVQGVSLDELQERTKVSLQYIIALENNDFHTLPSIVYVKGFLKILFQYLGVRTNTEQMIDKYLEYLKHWQKSKGIEQS
- a CDS encoding RluA family pseudouridine synthase — encoded protein: MAEEQGHRTILEVAADFASQRLDEFVAENLDISRSQAQKLIKTGRILIEGQPSRPKDTVKEGQEIWLYSDALPSGPTFRPAPLDLSIVYEDEDLMVLNKAAGVVVHPGAGTGDQTTLIEGIVHYLNLGQKGAVTLPGESLRPGIVHRLDKDTSGVMVVAKNSTALASLASQFKEKTNLREYVALVDGFMTEEAIEVQSYLYRDPRHRTRYKSLAVEDYKALDEENRQGYKYAKSNFFRRRSYGRRFSLVQVRLDTGRTHQIRVHSKLLRMPILGDDTYGQKLQFPPDFPGVAKKAIAGIKRQMLHAKKLGFTHPRTGKKLGFEVPLPEDFKQVVAELESIMR
- a CDS encoding L,D-transpeptidase family protein; translated protein: MLVSEFMIKAMTLFVATTAVLAQSLFGASEYPMEAGLEKDIIFLHVDKQSLQAELRTWPESYESSEHLMTLKIAIGKAEGDKQVEGDNKTPEGIYFAQDLIDGRTLPAKYGPFAIPINFPNTFDRHLGKTGYGIWLHGVEKDARIEEAKVTEGCVAFYNADIEALAKWLKPQQTVILISDGRDEVNRPSDIQQVTSLTKGWQKNWAERNLDQYISHYRSNFRFRGNGLQGYREYKGRVFDSYHQMVVNFSNLRVFTHESYALSIMNQDFNGDDRYVSQGRKILYWTKDDSGWKISHEIFENRRFQRQSYSRELFAKLYENSPSAKAFSKKIEESKL
- a CDS encoding DsbA family protein, whose amino-acid sequence is MKYASVWVSLGCLALSVNASANLLVDGKQRSIQDVAPRYANQLYRVQMKAYEEEKKILEDALLDQYFQDEARRKKLDEKQLKADILQVKDPADAELKSFYQENKDRIRQPLDAIRDDLRNFLKQRKEAEAKQDLLLRLEKKGRYRVVLNQPQQPKFEIRTKSFFSRGKKGSKVQVVEFADYRCPHCRSASLLFEDLYEAYGKSVEFVFIDFPVLKGLSHDVAKAAYCAGEQKKFWPYHKKAFERQASLNPTELETLAKELNLDLDSFNACRSSQAASDFVDKGAQEADRLGLSGTPSFFVNGKLVLNTSKLELTRLIDQELKTSH
- a CDS encoding FliG C-terminal domain-containing protein — encoded protein: MKYFLVLSLFWTAIGLAQETNVSAQRLELKTKNQVNSRIEPILRRLCSGNCEIVEVQVDIQPKVSDGQDMGFEGTLDDVRPQEFEVRKISMDIQIDSRITEENKQRLERIIILNLRSFALAAEVNWSQIMIPRIGGNNDSLDALKSNLDSQLRTQINKVINRYCPDQCILEQISVRGEPLTLDQSKALPERRVVKGLTGDMNMRVDQVLIDMTMDEALAEVQREKIAQILRARTRFVTPVEFGINVTPFPETYLSVKERQKMEQEDPYGLEKLRQMLIMFRDLAGTKEIITNTKSELDRSISSETSSESTSSSESSETTASNNTSTAKRLDINSESSVESMSTEEIAIYVACLILLLTLMAIALMKFSRANKAANEMVVASQGPGAHHRGGLSRGGEEEGEFAMGGDTVVREGPDAVVADSSVRLNLKVKAMKEELLKMFMEQPKVAKDTFSRMIREDGIEETAKYVFVFGHIVVFELLSDPTLQRDLYELSEYYHRSDYRFSIKEEYDLLSILKTRVTASEIRVLTQKSSEKFEFLTKLDAGQIYNLIKDEKIQVQSIVLTQLDRKKRTAVFEMYQGQSKVKLLAELSEADAIPKEYLLNVAQALQKKVKASPEYDTENLRSSDILLDLLERSSLQEQKKLMSTLQENNAETARSLKMKLVTVEILPYLKDGHLLEVILGMERESLLMFLAACPDHIRDLLINKAPEELADSWIEDLESIGAVDEGNSRMASMKVTNRIRNLANNGVISLLEINDMIFSQDHGSPEDQDYMPSLDSHVVAA
- a CDS encoding cyclic nucleotide-binding domain-containing protein; this encodes MNKTGVISPELLEQFRDPDWGSDRLQQISLFKAFDPDILRDIYKLGEVQSIRKASHAVIEGEPSRGLYLILHGSLSVYKNDPITGDSHRLATMEEGDSFGELSLFDDAPRSATVMADIFSYVFYLDAERFERFLAQAGAHIMALFYKTCAISMSEKFRTLNSEYITSQQLLWKYALRKDRKSDKASSS